The Nitratidesulfovibrio sp. DNA segment GGCCCCACGCTGACCTACGACGCCGAGCGCAAGCAGGTGATCGCCGGGCAGGCCGTCGTGAAGGACGTGGACGGCGCGGAATACGTGCCGGGCATGGACCTTTCCGCCCAGTAGCGGCAGTGGCCTGAAGTTCTGCGGCGTCACCCTTCCTGCATCTCGCCGACCAGGCGTTGCAGTTCGTGGGCCTGGTCGGCCAGGTCTCCGATGGCCCGCGCCGCGTGCACCATGGCCTCGGCCATGGATGACGAAATGCGGTCCACTTCCTTGATGGCGTGGTCTATCTCGTCGTTTTCGGCGGTTTCGCGTTCGACGGCCGCCGCAATACTGCTTACCTGCGCCGCCGTTTCCTCGATGAGCCCGACGATTTCGCGCAACGTCTCGCCCGAGCGGCGTGCGGCCTGCGTCGAATCGTTGATGGCCCCCACCGCGTTGTCCACGTTCTGCACGTTCTTGCGCGTGCCCTCCTGAATGTTGCCGATGGCGTCGCCCACCTGCCGTGTGGCGGCCATGGTCTTTTCCGCCAGCTTGCGCACCTCGTCCGCCACCACGGCAAAGCCCCGCCCGGCGTCGCCCGCGCGGGCCGCCTCGATGGCGGCGTTGAGCGCCAGCAGGTTGGTCTGGTCGGCTATGTCCGAAATGACGTTCATGATCTGGCCGATGCCTTCCGCCTGCGCCCCCAGCGCGGCCATGTCCGTCTTCAGGCTCAACGCCTGATCCTGCGCAAGGCCGATGCCGCGCACCACGTCGCCGACCACGGTGGCCCCTTCGATTGCCTTTTCCCGCGCGTTGTCGGCGGTGTGAGAGGCGTTGGTGGCGCTGCGGGCGACATCCGCTATGGTTTCGCTCATTTCGCCAATGGCCGTAGCCGTGCGCGCCACGCTTTCGAGCTGTGCGGAGGTGCCGCTGGAGGTGTGGTCGATACGGCGCGTCAGTTCTTCCGACGCCCTGGAGACGTTGGCCACCACCGTTTCGATGCGCGAAGCCGCCATTATCATGCCCTTGCGGGTGGCGACCTCTGCTTCGCGGCGGACGTGTTCCGCCTCTTCCGTGGCCAGCCGCGCCCGGTGGGCCTCTTCCGTGGCCAGCCGCTGTTTTTCCTCGGCACCGGAAATCAGCCCCTTGAGGCTGACGACCATGCGGCGCAGCGCTTCGGCGAGCATGCCCACCTCGTCCGCGCCATGCACGTCCAGTTCACGGTCCAGGCTGCCTTCGCTCACCGCCCTGGCGTAGTCCACGGCCCGGCGCAATGGCCGCGTGAGCATGAGCGTTATGCCCACGCCAAGCAGCATGGCCAGGGCGGGGCCACCCAGCATGCCCGCCATGATGGCGATCTTGTGCCGCGTGGCGTTCTGCATCTCTCGTTGGTAGAGTTCTCCGGATTCCCTGAGCCCTTGTTCCGTCAGGGCATCCAGGGCGGCAAACGTGGCGTCGTGCTCCTTGCGCAGGTCCGTGGTGCGCGCCAGTATCTCCATCAGGGCGAGGATGTCGCTTTTGTCCTTTTCCCACTCGCGGATGAGGCCGAGCAACGCATCGTTGCCCTTGCGGCCCGCGTCGAGCTGCTTGCGGAATTCCGTGAACAGGGCGTTTTCGCTCTCTGTACGGGGCAGCGCCTCGTACTTTTCCATGGCCACCGCCAGGGCCGCGCGCGACTGGTCTATGGCCGCGTATTGTTGCCGCGAGAAATCCGCCGAAATGCCGGGCACCAGCAGGCTGCGCTGGGCAATGACGATTTCGCGGATTTCCTCCGCTATCCGCATGAGGTGCGGAAAGCCCGGCATGCGGCGGGCCACGATGCTTTCAAGCGAATGGCTGGCGCTGCTGATGCCAAGGTAGCCGATGACGCCCACCCCGAGCGTTATGGCGGCGACGATCAGAAAGGCCCCTGCGATCTTGGTGCCGATGCGCGCGATGCCCATGCTTCCCCCTGCGGAAAACCGGTGCCTGCTACGAGCAGGCGTCGGACGTCATGCGTACACGGAGTCCGGATTTACTGATACGCACCGCAGCCCACCAGCAGGTCATCCACGCGTTCCATGTACATGGCTTTGGGTTCGATGAGCTTGGTTTGGGGATTGGAGAACTTGTAGTTCTGCCAGAAAGAGGTGCTGGCCTTCCCCAACTCCACGCGCTCCTTGACGAAGTACTTGCCGTCCGGGTCGCGCAGTTCCATCAGGTTCTTGCCCACCTGCTTGGCGTTGGCGCCATGGGCAAGGCAGTTGCCCTGCATGTCGTAGACAACCACGTACAGGTCGCGATCGACGAACATGCCCTGGGTGTTGCTGATTTCCGCAAAGGCCTTGTCGCGTCCGTTGGCCTTGATGTAGGCCACGGCCTTTTTGACCATGGCCACGGCCTCGTCCTTGCTGCCCTTGGACTGGGCGTTGGCCAGCGTGCACAGGGCAGCCACGAGCAACAGGGCAAATGCCGCGCGGAGTGCGTATCTCATGGGGGCTCCTTTGGCGGGCGATGCCGCGCCGGATGAATGTGGATGCGTTTCCATGTTAGCTTGGCGGATATGCGCTGGGCATGATTACTTGGCGCGCGGGGAACTGCGGACAGGCCCGGCAGCAACGACAGGGCAGGTCCCGGCGGGGCGGACAGGACAGGGCGGACAGGACAGGATGCACAGGACGGGATGGATTGAGCTGGATGGACAGGAGGGGACGGGCAGGATCGGATACGCGCAACCGGCCAGGCGGACTGTGGTCCGTCTGGCCGGTTGTTGTCGTCATGCCTTGTTGTGCGGCGTGCGGTGATGCGGGGCGCGTTGGCTGTCAGGGATGGTTCCTGAACTTGTCGGCCGTATGCGGGCTGCCGGAATGGCAGGGTGTACAGTCCATCTTGCCTTTCAGCAGGGGCGATTGCTTGCCGGGGTTGTGGCATTCACCGCAGTAGGTGACCGAGTCCGGGTCGCCGTGGGCCACGGCAAAGGTGCCCGCCTGCTTGGCGTTCATGATGGCGATGGCCTGCACGGTCACGTCGGCGGTGATGCGCGCGCAGCGCTCGCCGCGTTCCGTGCTCTTTTCCGCAAAGCCCGAGGCCTGGCACCACCGGCCAACGGACACGTGGCACAGCGGTGAGTGGCTCACGCTGGTGGGCAGCGCCCCGGCCACCCCCTTGAACGCCGCGCCCGGATCATGCATGGGAAAGGCGGTCTGCTCGTACCAGCGGAACAGCTCGGCCACCATGGGGTCACGGTCCTTGCGGCCCCAGAACAGCGCAAAGGCGCTGGCCGCGCCCAGCAGTGCGCCGCAGATGGTGCCCCAGTCGGAAATGCCGCTTTTGCCTACTTCCAGCATCGTGAAGGGAAACTGGTTGTACGGCGCGCCGTGCTGCTCGCCCATCATGCCCACGATGGCGTAGAACACCCCGTACCCGCAACCGTACCCCTGGTGCCAGTAGCCGTCATAGGCCACGGGTGCGCAGACCTTGGGGTCCAGGACGTGGGGCTTCCACGAGAAGGGGGCGTCCTTCTGGGCAAAGCGCCCGCCCGTGGTGCCAGCGGCGGTTGCAGGGGTTGCGGCGGCCATGGCATTCGCCGGTCCCGCCGAAGGTTTCACGAACGGGGTTGCGCCCGGCATCAGGCCGCCGGCAAGGCAACCCGTCGCACAGCCCAGCACTCCCAGGGCCTTCAAGGCCGATCTTCTGTTCATCCGTTGCATGCTGTTCCTCCGGTGAAATAGGAGCGATCACTCGCGCTCGATAATAACTGTTGATCAGCAAGAGGCGTTCCACGATTGTTCCTTTTTGAAACAATGTGGAACTGCGGCATGTTGTGCGGAACGGAGGGCGGCGGGGGGTGCAAAGTGGGCTTTCCGGCTGCCAACCGGGCGTGCGGCGTTGCCAACCGGACATTACAGGTGCGGCCCTAACGTGCCAGACGCGGCCAGACGCAGGCAGGGGTGGTGCGAAAGCAGGAGGCGCGGCGACGGCGCGTTGCGGCACAAGGGCGGAGTACTGCAGGCATGCCCGCTGCACGGCGGACCAGTGCCTGGCCCGGCAACGGAAATGGCCGGAAGGGATTCCTTCCGGCCATTGGCAGGTGACACGTGCGGGTGGCGGTTGGCTGTCCGGCAAGGGACGCCAGCCACAGGATGCGCGGGGTGGGCGGCGGAAATCCCTACCGGCGGCAGCCGCAGCTGACGGCGGCGCGCATGCCGCGTTCGCCCACGATTTCGGTACTGATACCCTTGTCGGTGAACAGTTCCAGCAGGATGCAGTTCTCCACCCGGCCATCCACGATCATGGCCTTTTCCACGCCTTCCTCCAGCGCCTCCAGGCAGCATTTCACCTTGGGGATCATGCCGCCGGTCAGGGTGCCGTCGGTGAACAGTTCCACGGCCTCGCGGGTGGTCAGCGAGCGGATCAGTTCCTTCTGCTTGTCCAGGATGCCCGCCACGTCGGTGAGCAGCAGCAGGCGCTTGGCGCGCAGTGCCGCCGCCACGGCCCCGGCCACGGCGTCGGCGTTGATGTTGTAGGTCTCGCCGTATTCGTCAACGCCCACGGGCGCAATGACCGGCACGAAGTTGTCGCGTTCCAGCGAACGCAGCAGGGTGGTTTCCACCCGCATGACTTCGCCCACCTTGCCGAGGTCGATGATTTCCGGCGCGTGGTTGCCGCTGTTGACGATCATCTCCATCTTGCGGGCGCGGATGAGCTGGCCGTCCTTGCCGGAAAGGCCCACGGCCTTCACCCCGCTGAGGTTCAGCAGGTTCACGATCTCCTTGTTGACCTTGCCCACCAGCACCATTTCCACCACGTCCATGGTGGCGTCGTCGGTGACGCGCAGCCCCTCGCGAAACTGCGACTGGATGTGCAACTGCTCCAGCATGCGGCCTATCTGCGGGCCGCCGCCATGCACCACCACCGGGTTGATGCCCACCTGCTTCAAGAGGGCGATGTTGAGGGCGAAGGCCTTTTTCAGTGCCTCGTCCTTCATGGCGTGGCCGCCGTACTTGATGACCACGGTCTGCCCGTGGAACTGGCGCATGTAGGGCAGGCACTCGATGAGCACCTTGGACTGGAGCTTGGCGTAGGCTGCGGGGTCTGCGCAGCAGGACGCGGCCTGTTCGGTCTGGCTCATGGCTCTCTCTGCGGGCGGTGCGCTACGGCGAGGTAGCGGCTGGGGTTCATGCGGCCGGGGTCTGTTTCAAAATCGGGGTTTTCGTTGGAAGCGGGTGCTACAGGATATACCGGCTCAGATCCTTGTTGGCGCGCACGTCGGCGAGGTGTGCGCGCACGTAGTCGCTGTCCACGGTTACCCGGTCGCCGGAGCGGTCAGGCGCCTCGAACGAAAGGTCGGCCAGGATTTTCTCGAGGATGGTGTACAGCCGCCGCGCCCCGATATTCTCGGTCTGGGCGTTGGTTTCCTCTGCAAAGGCGGCGATTTCGCGCAGGGCGTCGTTGGTGAACTCGATGTGTACGCCCTCCGTCTGCAGCAGGGCGGTGTACTGCCGGGTAAGCGCGTTGTGCGGCTCGGTGAGGATGCGCAGAAAGTCGTCCTTTCCCAGCGCGGAAAGTTCCGCCCGCAGGGGAAAGCGCCCCTGGAGTTCCGGAATCAGGTCCGAGGGCTTGCTGAAGTGGAATGCCCCGGCGGCGATGAACAGCACGTGGTCGGTGCGCACCATGCCATACTTGGTGTTGACCACGCTGCCCTCCACGATGGGCAGAAGGTCGCGCTGCACGCCTTCGCGCGAGACATCGGAGCTTTTCTGGGCAGAGCCGCTGGCGATCTTGTCGATTTCATCGATGAAGATGATGCCGGTCTGCTCCACGCGCTCGCGGGCCAGGTCCGACACGCGGTCGTGGTCGATGAGCCGGTCGGCTTCTTCCTGCGTCAGCAGGTTGAAGGCCTCGCGCACCTTCATGCGGCGGCGCTTGCGGCGCGAAGGAAAGACCTTGCTGAACATGTCGCGCACCTGCGAGCCCACGTCCTCCAGCCCCGGCATGGACAACACGCCCACCTGCGGCCCGCCGGATTCCTCCACCTCCATGTCCACCTCGCGGTCGTCCAGCTTGCCGCCGTGCCACAGGGTGCGCAGTTTCTCGCGCGTGGAGGAGCGACTGTCCGGCGTGGAGCCCGCGCCCGTGGATGCTGCGTCGTCCCGCATCGGGGGCTGGGGAATGGCCTGTCCGTCGGAAGGGTTGGCGGAAAGGTTGGCGGAAAGGTCGCCGGAAAGATTGAAAGCCAGGCCGCCCATGCCCTGCCCGGTCTGGTGAGCGGGCTGGGGCGCTCCACCGGGCAGCAGCAGGTCCAGCAGGCGTTCCTCGGCACGGGCCTCGGCCTTCACGCGCACCTTTTCATTTTCTTCGGCCCGCACCAGGGCGATGCCGATTTCCATCAGGTCGCGCACCATGGATTCCACGTCGCGGCCCACGTAGCCCACCTCGGTAAACTTGGTGGCCTCCACCTTGATGAACGGCGAAGCGGAAAGTTTGGCCAGCCGCCGGGCGATCTCGGTCTTGCCGACGCCCGTGGGGCCCATCATGATGATGTTCTTGGGGGCTATCTCGTCGCGCAGGGCCGGGTCCAGCTGCTGACGGCGCCAGCGGTTGCGCATGGCCACTGCCACCATGCGCTTGGCGGCGTTCTGGCCCACGATGTACTTGTCCAGTTCCGAAACGATTTCGCGGGGGGTAAGGTTGCTCATGTTCAATATGCACGAAGGCGGGTTGTTCGTTCTGCCGGTGCCCCGCCGACAAAGGGATAGTGGGATTGAGGGATTGGGGGGGGGCAGGGGGACGGAGCGGGCGCCGTGCGGGGCACGATACCAGCGCGGGCCGCGAAAGCCAACGCCCGGCGGGGGCTGCCTGGCGGCATGATCCCGTCCAAAGATGCGCGCAACGCGCGAACCGGCTGCAACGGCGCGGGGCGGATCGGAAACGGAAGGGGAGGGGACGCGTGCGCGCCTCCTCCCCGGTTCTGTCAACGTGTCGTGGTGTGCACGTCGGGCGCGCTATTCCACGGGTACGGTGCGGAAGAAGGTCTGGCCGCGCCGCATCAGTTGCAGCATCACCGCGCCGCGCTTCTTGCCGTCCTGCTCGATGACCTTGGTCAGGTCGGCGGCGGTGTTCACCGGCTTCAGGTTGGCCAGCAGGATGATGTCACCGGCGCGGATGTCGGCCTCTGCCGCGGGCTTGCCGCCTTCGACGGAAACCACCAGCAGGCCGCGGGCATCTTCAAGCTTCAGGTTGCGGGCATCTTCCGCGCTTACCGGGCGCACGCTCATGCCAAGCCCGGCGGAGGCCTGTTCCTTGCCGCTTTTTTCCGGTGCGGCATCCCCGCGCTGGGCGGTCAGGTGTTCCGTCGTGCGCTCACCCAGGGTAAGGTTGACGGTCTTGGTCTGGCCGTTGCGCCACAGGGTCAGCTTGGCGGTATCGCCGGGCTTCAGCGCGGCGATGCGGCGCAGCAACTGGCTGGAATCGGTCACGTCGTCGCCTTCCACCTTCAGCACGATGTCGCCGGGCTTCAGCCCCGCCTTGTCGGCGGGTTCGCCGGGCATCACCGAACCGACCAGCGCGCCGCGCGGCTCGCCAAGGCCCAGGGCGCGGGCCGTGGCCTCGTCCACGTCCTGGATGGTCACGCCGATCCAGCCGCGCCGCACCTTGCCCTCGGCCCGCAACTGGGCGATGACCCGCTCGGCCATGTTGCTGGGGATGGCAAAGCCGATGCCCTGGCCGGAAGCGATGATGGCGGTGTTGATGCCGATGACCTGGCCATCCATGTTCAGCAGCGGGCCGCCGCTGTTGCCGGGGTTGATGGAGGCGTCGGTCTGCAGGAAGTTGTCGAACGGCCCGGAGCGGATGTCGCGCCCCTTGGCGCTCAGGATGCCTGCGGTCACCGAGTGGTCGAGGCCGAAGGGGTTGCCGATGGCCAGCAGCCATTCGCCCACTTCCAGCTTGTCGGAATCGCCAAAGGGCAGCACCGGCAGCGAATTGCCCGCGTTGATCTTCAGCAGGGCAAGGTCGGTCTCTTCGTCGGTGCCGATGACGTTGGCCACGTACGAGTTGGACTTGCCGCTGGCGCCCTGCAGGTTCACGCGGATCACGTCCGCCTCTGCCACCACGTGGTTGTTGGTGACGATGTAGCCGTCGGCGGAAATGATGAAGCCGGACCCCAGCGAACGCTGCTTCTGCGGGCGCTGCTGGCGGCCATGGAACTTTTCGAACTGGTCGAAGAACTTGTCGAAGGGGGTGCCGGGCGGCATGTTGCGGAACAGTTCGTTGAACGGATTTTCCGTGGCCTGCACGGTTTTTTCGGTGCTGATGTTGACCACGGCATTGCCCGACTGCTTCGCCAGTTCGCGAAAGTCCGGCAGCATGGGCGCGGCCTGCGCGGCGGCTGCAAGCACAAGGCACAGCGCCAGCGTGGCGGCGAGGATACGGGAAAGTGAACGTGCCATGTAAGGCTCCTTGGCAGGGGGAGTTTGCAGGCGGCGACAGGCCTGCGGCCCCACCGTGATAGCGGGGCCGACTGGGTGAGATAATAGGGCATACCGGTGCGATGTAAACACCGTGGCGCCATTTTTTGTCCGGTGTGCGCAAGGGCGTCGCAAGGCATGTCCTGACGAGGGCGTGAAAAAACGGGGGAACGCGCATGCGCTCCCCCGTTTCATCGGTGTGTGTCGTACGGCTATTTCTTGCGCTTTTCCAGGGCGGCCTGAAGGGCGCTGCCCAGGCTGCCGAAGCCGCTGGAATCGCCAGCCACCACGGTGGCCGGGGCAGGGGAGCGCGAACCGCGGCCCCCATCGCGTCCACCGTCGCGGCCTCCGTCACGTCCCCAGTCACGGTTGCCTCCGCGCCCTTCGCGCGGTTCGCGCTTCTGGGGCTGGGCAAGCTTGCGCCATTCGCCGTCGTCCTCGCCGGTGGCGTCTGCCGGGGCCAGCGAGATGCGACGGGCCTTCACGTCCAGGTCGCGCACCACCAGCGAGACTTCCGCGCCGGGGTTCAGGCCGGCGTACATCTTGGCCTGGGGCGAGGTGGCGGCCACGGCATTGGGCATAAGCCCGGTGATGCCGGGGGCCAGGTTGACGAACAGGCCGAAGGGCGCGCGCTTTTCCACGGTGCCGGTGACGGTGGAACCAGCGGGGAAGCGTTCTTCCACCGTGGACCACGGGTCGCCCTCGGCGTCGCGCAGGCTCAGCGACAACCGCTTGCGGGCGGGGTCCAGTTCCTTGATCTTCACGGACACGGTCTCGCCGGGGGTCACGGCCTCTTCAGGCTTGTTGATGCGGCGGGTCCAGGACATTTCGGAAAGGTGCACAAGACCTTCCACGCCGGGCAGCACCTCGATGAAGGCGCCGAACGGGGCGAGGCGGGTGACCTTGCCGGTCAGGATCTGGTCGGCGTCCAGGCGATCGGCCACGTCCTGCCACGGGTCGCCGGACACCTGGCGGATGGACAGCGAGATGCGCGGACCCTTGCGGGAATCCTTGCCGCCCTTGCCTTCTTCCGCACCGGCAATGCCCAGCACCTTCACGCGCACCTTGTCGCCCACGCTCACGGCCTCGTCGGCCTGCTGCACGCGCGACCACGACAGTTCGGAAACGTGCACCATGCCTTCCAGGCCGGGGGCAATTTCCACAAAGGCGCCGAACGGGGCAAGACGGGCCACGGTGCCTTCCAGCACGTCGCCGTCCTTCACGTTTTCCATGAGGGCACTCAGCGATTCGGCCTGCTCGCGCTCCAGCAGCATACGGCGCGAAACAACGATGTTGCGGCCGTTCTGCTCCAGGCGGGTGATCAGGAACTGGAAGGTCTGGCCGGTGAACGAGTCTGGCTCGGCACCGGGGCGCAGGTCCATCTGGCTGGCAGGGCAGAAGGCGCGACGCTTCATGACCTCTACGTTGAAGCCGCCCTTGCAGGGGCCGGTGACCTTGCCTTCAATGGGGATGCCCGCGTTCAGGGCGTCTTCCATCTGGGCCAGGCCCACCTGGCCGCCCATGGCGCGCGACAGCTTTATTTCGTTGGCGTTAGCCGAGACAACGTACAGTTCCAGCACGTCGCCCACGGCCACGGGCAGGTTGCCTTCGGCGTCCTCCAGCTCCTTGCGGTCCACAAGACCATCCACCTTGGCTCCGGTGGCGACGAAGACGGTGTCCTCGCCGATGGCCACCACGGTGGCCTTCACCCGTTCGCCGGTGCGCACGGTTTCAGCCGCGCCGGAATGTGCCTCCAGCAGGTCCGCGAAGCTGGCGTTCTCGTCGAATGCGTCGTCACCAGCCATGTCCTGCGAGGCAGGAGCGGTGGTGGCTTCGGGGGCGGTGGCTTCCGCCTGTCCGGTTTCTGTGGTGGCCTCCGGGGTTTGCAGCCCGGTGGCTTCGGTGCGTTCACCAGTCATCAGTCCCATCTCCTTGAAAAGTGGCATGCGCCGCATGGCGTTCACCCGCAATATCAGCGCCGAAGGGCAAGGGCAAGTGCGACGGCGTGGTTGCGTCGTCGTCCACGGCGTGCGATACTGTAGCGAAATCGCCATTTTCGCAAGGAGGTTTCATGCTCAAAGCCAAGGCACGCCACATTCTCGTCGATACCGAGGATGCCTGCAACGAATTGAAGGCCCGCATTCTGGCGGGTGAAGACTTTGCCGAGGTGGCGCGCGCCCACTCCAAGTGCCCGTCGGGCCGCCGTGGCGGCGACCTGGGGGAATTTCCCCGTGGCGCCATGGTGCCCGAATTCGACGAAGTCGTGTTCACCGGCGAGGTGGGTACCGTGCTCGGCCCGGTGCGTACCCAGTTCGGTCATCACCTGATTGAAGTCACGGCGCGCTCCGGCAGCTAGCCGGGGCAACTTCCGCACGGAAGTCGCCTTTTCGCTTCCGCCCACTGGACGGGGTGGTGGTGCCGCCTTATTCGGATAGACAGGCGGCAGCACGCAACTTTATGCAGAGAACCGCAACCCGGCCGGGCGGCTGCCCCGCAAGGCACCGACCCGGCCGTCAGTTTTCCTGCCCATCCGTGACCGGCCCGTACGCCACCCGGCCACGCTGATCCGGTCCACGTCATCGGGCCGGGCCACCCTGATCCGACCGTACGGGCCGCACTGGCCATACGGGCCGGGCAGGCCGCCCGGCAACACCGGCCATTCAGGCAGCGGCGCGCCGCGCCGCGCGGGAGGCACGCCGGTCCCCCGGCCCGCCCGCACCTTGCGCCCCCATTTCCGGAGGTCATTCGCATGGCCAACTTCAAATTGTGGAAAAGCGAGGAATTGCAGCGCCTGAGAAGCGAGAGCGACCGGATGTTCGACCGGTTGTGCTCCGGCCTTGGCCTGCCCTCGGTCTGCCAGCCGTTGATGGAACCGGCGCTGCGCATGATCGACACCCCCGACGCGGTGGTGGTCGAGGCGCAGTTGCCGGGCGTTACCGCTGAAGACCTCGACATCGTCATTACCGGCAGCGTGCTTCTGGTGCGCTGCGCCCAAAGCGCCACCTGCGGCATTGGTGAATCCAGCAGCAGGTACGAAAGCCGCTTCATGCTGCCGTGCAAGATCCGCACGGAAGACGTGGAGGCGGAACTGGACGAGGGCGTCTTGCGCATCACCATGCCCAAGTGCCGCAGGCCCGAAGCGCGCCGCGTTCCTGTCAGGACCGGCCGGGCCGGTTGAACACAAGGAGGCACCATGACCACTCCCAAGAAAGCGACCAAACGCACCGCTGCCTCTTCTCCTTCTTCGTCATCGTCTTCGTCTTCATCCTCGCAGGGCCGCGCGGGGCTGCCCGTTCCTCTCGCGCCCGCACAACTGCGCTGGACGCTGGACCCCGCGACGCTGCCCTTCGCCCATACCGGCGAGGTGGACGAGCAGGCCGACATCATCGGCCAGCGGCGGGGGGTGGATGCCTTTCGCTTCGGCATGGGCATGCGGGGCAAGGGCTACAACATCTTCGTCACCGGGGCCGTGGGCATCGGCAAGCTGTCCATGGTCAAGCGGCTGCTGGGCACTGGCGTCAACGGAGAGGCCACGCCCGACGACCTGTGCTTCGTGAACAACTTCAAGACGCCGGAAGAACCCATCCTGCTGCGCTTTCCCGCAGGCAAGGGGCGCGCCTTCAAGGCCGACGTGCAGGCGTTTCTGGACACGGTGAAGCGCGACATTCCCCAACTGTTCGAAAGCCAGGAATACATCGCCAGCAAGAACGAGATCATCGAGGCGCACGACAGGAAGACCCGCGAGTTCTTCAAGAACCTGGAAACCAAGGTGCGCGATTCCGGCTTCGTGCTGGTGAACATGCAGATGGGCCAGATCCAGCGGCCCGACATCGTACCCATCGTGGACGGCGAGCCGGTGCATCTGCTGAAGCTGGAGGAAATGGCCGCCAAGGGGCGCTTTCCCCGCGAGGAACTGGAAAAGCTTCAGGAAACCTACAAGACCCTGAAGGAAGAGATCGACGCCATCTTTCTGGATGTGCGCGAACTGCAAAAGGAAGTGAAGCGCAAGACCGAAGAGGTGGACCGGCTCATGTTCATGAGTTCGGCCCGCGACCTCGCCAAGCCGCTGCTGGACAGCTATGACGACCCCAAGGTGCAGAAGCACGTGGAGGCGGTGCTGGCCGACATGGCGGAAAATCTGGACAGCCTGAAGGTGATGGGCCAGCAGGTGCAGGGGCCCATGGGCATGTTCGTGCCCGCCCCGGCGGAAGCGGTGCTGCACCCCTACCAGGTCAACCTGCTGGTGGACAACGCGGAACTGGAAGGTCCTCCGGTTATCGTGGAATCGTTCCCCAACTACCGCAACCTGTTCGGCTCCATCGAGCGGGTCATGGACCGTTCCGGCCTGTGGCGCACCGATTTCACCAAGATCAACGCCGGGTCGTTCGTCAAGGCCAACGGCGGGTACCTTGTGCTGAACCTGATGGACGCCATCATGGAACCGGGGGTGTGGCAGACCCTCAAGCGCGCCCTGAAGACGTCGGAAATAGAGATACAGACCTTCGACCCCTACTACTTCATCACGGCCACGGGCATCAAGCCGGAGTCCATCGAGATGGAGGTCAAGGTGGTGGTCATGGCCACGCCGCAGCTGTATCACATGCTGCGCCACTACGACCCTGACGTGCAGAAGATATTCAAGGTATGGGCCGACTTCGATTCGTCCATGCCGCTGGACGAGGTGTGCGTCACCGACGTGGCCAAGCTGATGAAGACCTTCGTGACGGCGCGCAAGCTGCGCCAGTTCGACGCCACCGCCGTGGCCGCCCTGCTGGAGCACGGCGTGCGCATGACCGGGCGGCGGGAAAAGCTGACCACCTCGTTCCCGGTGCTGCGCGACATCATGGAAGAGGCCGAGTACATCGCCCGCGGCGAGGGGGCGGACATGGTGTCCGCCACCCACGTGACCCGGGCGGTGGAAGGGCGGCTGTACCGCGCCGGGCTCATCGAGGAGAAGGTGCAGGAGATGATCGACCGGGGCAGCGTGTTCATCGATACCGACGGCGATGTCGTCGGGCAGGTGAACGGGCTGGCCGTGTACGCCATGGGCGACCACATGTTCGGCAAGCCATCGCGCATCACCGCCACCACCTCCATGGGGCGCGAGGGCATCATCAACATCGAGCGGGAATCGGACCTGTCCGGGGCCATTCACAACAAGGGCATGTTGATCCTTTCCGGCTACCTGCGGCGCGCCTTCGCGCAGGACAAGCCGCTGTCGCTGTCGGCGTCCATCGCCTTCGAGCAGTCGTACGGCGGGGTGGACGGCGACTCGGCCTCGTCCACCGAACTGTACGCGCTGCTCTCCAGCCTGTCGGGCGTGCCCATCAGGCAGGGCATTGCCGTCACCGGCTCGGTGAACCAGAAGGGCGAGGTGCAGCCCATCGGCGGCGTGAACGTGAAGATCGAAGGCTTCCACGAGGTGTGCAGGCGCAAGGGGCTGACCGGCGAGCAGGGCGTGCTGATTCCTGCCGCCAACGTCAACGACCTGATGCTGCGGCCAGAGGTGCTGGA contains these protein-coding regions:
- a CDS encoding cache domain-containing protein — translated: MRYALRAAFALLLVAALCTLANAQSKGSKDEAVAMVKKAVAYIKANGRDKAFAEISNTQGMFVDRDLYVVVYDMQGNCLAHGANAKQVGKNLMELRDPDGKYFVKERVELGKASTSFWQNYKFSNPQTKLIEPKAMYMERVDDLLVGCGAYQ
- a CDS encoding C-GCAxxG-C-C family protein, which translates into the protein MQRMNRRSALKALGVLGCATGCLAGGLMPGATPFVKPSAGPANAMAAATPATAAGTTGGRFAQKDAPFSWKPHVLDPKVCAPVAYDGYWHQGYGCGYGVFYAIVGMMGEQHGAPYNQFPFTMLEVGKSGISDWGTICGALLGAASAFALFWGRKDRDPMVAELFRWYEQTAFPMHDPGAAFKGVAGALPTSVSHSPLCHVSVGRWCQASGFAEKSTERGERCARITADVTVQAIAIMNAKQAGTFAVAHGDPDSVTYCGECHNPGKQSPLLKGKMDCTPCHSGSPHTADKFRNHP
- the argB gene encoding acetylglutamate kinase gives rise to the protein MSQTEQAASCCADPAAYAKLQSKVLIECLPYMRQFHGQTVVIKYGGHAMKDEALKKAFALNIALLKQVGINPVVVHGGGPQIGRMLEQLHIQSQFREGLRVTDDATMDVVEMVLVGKVNKEIVNLLNLSGVKAVGLSGKDGQLIRARKMEMIVNSGNHAPEIIDLGKVGEVMRVETTLLRSLERDNFVPVIAPVGVDEYGETYNINADAVAGAVAAALRAKRLLLLTDVAGILDKQKELIRSLTTREAVELFTDGTLTGGMIPKVKCCLEALEEGVEKAMIVDGRVENCILLELFTDKGISTEIVGERGMRAAVSCGCRR
- a CDS encoding DUF1737 domain-containing protein, producing MKLYRYLTGPDDSAFCHRVTEALNKGWQLHGGPTLTYDAERKQVIAGQAVVKDVDGAEYVPGMDLSAQ
- a CDS encoding methyl-accepting chemotaxis protein gives rise to the protein MGIARIGTKIAGAFLIVAAITLGVGVIGYLGISSASHSLESIVARRMPGFPHLMRIAEEIREIVIAQRSLLVPGISADFSRQQYAAIDQSRAALAVAMEKYEALPRTESENALFTEFRKQLDAGRKGNDALLGLIREWEKDKSDILALMEILARTTDLRKEHDATFAALDALTEQGLRESGELYQREMQNATRHKIAIMAGMLGGPALAMLLGVGITLMLTRPLRRAVDYARAVSEGSLDRELDVHGADEVGMLAEALRRMVVSLKGLISGAEEKQRLATEEAHRARLATEEAEHVRREAEVATRKGMIMAASRIETVVANVSRASEELTRRIDHTSSGTSAQLESVARTATAIGEMSETIADVARSATNASHTADNAREKAIEGATVVGDVVRGIGLAQDQALSLKTDMAALGAQAEGIGQIMNVISDIADQTNLLALNAAIEAARAGDAGRGFAVVADEVRKLAEKTMAATRQVGDAIGNIQEGTRKNVQNVDNAVGAINDSTQAARRSGETLREIVGLIEETAAQVSSIAAAVERETAENDEIDHAIKEVDRISSSMAEAMVHAARAIGDLADQAHELQRLVGEMQEG